The proteins below are encoded in one region of uncultured Desulfovibrio sp.:
- a CDS encoding glutamate-5-semialdehyde dehydrogenase, with protein sequence MTLAEDMAGIGARAQRAARVLGSAAPAAKVAALETLASLLETRADALMAANARDLEAARRKGLDAPRMDRLTLTPAILADMAGACRHVAGLPDPIGALDSQWQRPNGLLVGRMRVPLGVIAMIYEARPNVTIDAAILCLKAGNAVILRGGSEALHSNTALAGLLQEALAAAGLPAHAAQLVTSTDHAAVTALCKLDQYIDVIIPRGGESLVRTVTEAATMPVLKHFKGVCHLFVDQSADLEAAENIAFNAKVQRPGVCNALECLLVHRDVAGAFLPRVAARLGAAGVEFRACPVSLPLLGPTAVPQQPDDLGQEFHDLILAVRVVDDLDAALEHIARYGSHHTEVICTNDHARAMRFVREADASMVGINVSTRFNDGGQLGLGAEIGISTSKLHAYGPMGVQELTTTKFMVLGQGQVRQ encoded by the coding sequence ATGACCCTTGCAGAAGACATGGCCGGTATCGGCGCCAGGGCGCAGCGTGCGGCCAGGGTGCTGGGCAGCGCCGCTCCGGCGGCCAAGGTTGCGGCACTGGAAACGCTTGCCTCCCTGCTGGAAACCCGGGCCGATGCGCTCATGGCAGCCAATGCCCGTGACCTGGAGGCTGCCCGGCGGAAAGGGCTGGATGCTCCCCGCATGGACCGCCTGACCCTTACACCGGCCATTCTGGCCGACATGGCCGGAGCCTGCCGTCATGTGGCCGGCCTGCCCGATCCCATCGGAGCACTGGACAGCCAGTGGCAGCGCCCCAACGGCCTGCTGGTGGGGCGCATGCGCGTGCCCCTGGGCGTCATTGCCATGATTTACGAGGCCCGGCCCAATGTGACCATTGACGCGGCCATTCTCTGCCTCAAGGCGGGCAATGCCGTCATTCTGCGCGGGGGCAGCGAGGCCCTGCATTCCAATACGGCCCTGGCGGGCCTGTTGCAGGAAGCCCTGGCCGCCGCGGGCCTGCCGGCCCATGCCGCCCAGCTGGTCACCAGCACGGACCATGCCGCCGTCACGGCCCTGTGCAAACTGGATCAGTATATTGATGTCATCATCCCGCGCGGCGGGGAAAGTCTGGTCCGCACCGTCACCGAGGCGGCCACCATGCCGGTGCTCAAGCATTTCAAGGGCGTGTGCCATCTTTTTGTGGATCAGTCCGCTGATCTGGAGGCGGCCGAGAACATTGCCTTCAATGCCAAGGTGCAGCGCCCCGGCGTGTGCAATGCGCTGGAATGCCTGCTGGTGCACCGGGACGTGGCTGGGGCCTTCCTGCCGCGGGTGGCGGCCCGTCTAGGCGCGGCCGGCGTGGAGTTTCGTGCCTGTCCGGTGTCGCTGCCCCTGCTGGGTCCCACGGCCGTACCGCAGCAGCCCGACGATCTGGGGCAGGAATTTCATGATCTCATCCTGGCCGTGCGCGTGGTGGATGACCTGGATGCCGCCCTGGAGCATATTGCCCGCTACGGCTCGCACCATACGGAAGTGATCTGCACCAATGACCATGCCCGGGCCATGCGCTTTGTGCGCGAGGCCGATGCCTCCATGGTGGGCATCAATGTGTCCACACGCTTCAATGATGGCGGGCAGCTGGGCCTTGGGGCGGAAATCGGCATTTCCACGTCCAAGCTCCATGCCTATGGCCCCATGGGCGTGCAGGAACTGACCACCACCAAGTTCATGGTGCTGGGGCAGGGGCAGGTCCGCCAGTAG
- the nadD gene encoding nicotinate (nicotinamide) nucleotide adenylyltransferase, with amino-acid sequence MPCAVAGPLLGRAILGGSFNPPHVGHLRLAIEVREALGPLVDRLELMPCANPPHKSARGLLPFALRADMVRAAIRGLPGIMLNTEEGQRQGLSYTWDTLSVFRAREPERPLYFVLGTPDFALLHTWHRGLELPRLCHFVVVPRGERDHGFFVEAARRLWPAAEEHAPVLPGSHCMALPGGGLAHYLPLPWLAVSASRIRQRWLAGRNVDYLMPQAVEDLLRLRREEVVRHWRDDRTVSGADALCPDA; translated from the coding sequence ATGCCCTGCGCTGTTGCAGGCCCGCTGCTGGGGCGGGCCATCCTGGGCGGCAGTTTCAATCCGCCACATGTGGGACACCTGCGTCTGGCCATTGAGGTGCGCGAAGCCCTGGGGCCGCTGGTGGACAGGCTGGAACTCATGCCCTGTGCCAATCCGCCGCACAAGTCCGCGCGCGGCCTGCTGCCCTTTGCCCTGCGGGCAGACATGGTGCGGGCGGCCATCCGCGGTCTGCCCGGCATCATGCTGAATACGGAGGAGGGGCAGCGTCAGGGCCTTTCCTATACCTGGGACACGCTGTCCGTTTTTCGGGCCAGAGAGCCGGAGCGGCCGCTGTATTTTGTGCTGGGCACGCCGGATTTTGCCCTGCTGCATACCTGGCATCGCGGACTGGAACTGCCCCGGCTGTGTCATTTTGTGGTGGTGCCCCGCGGCGAACGGGACCACGGCTTTTTTGTGGAGGCGGCGCGGCGCCTGTGGCCGGCAGCAGAGGAACATGCCCCCGTGCTGCCCGGCAGTCACTGCATGGCCCTGCCGGGCGGCGGGCTGGCCCATTATCTGCCCCTGCCGTGGCTGGCCGTGAGTGCCTCGCGCATCCGGCAGCGCTGGCTGGCCGGGCGCAATGTGGACTATCTCATGCCGCAGGCCGTGGAGGACCTGCTGCGCCTGCGCCGCGAGGAAGTGGTCCGGCACTGGCGGGATGACCGCACGGTGTCTGGCGCGGATGCCCTTTGCCCTGATGCATAG